The DNA segment GAAGAAATGTGGACATTTAGGTGGTAAAGTATTACTTCCAACTCAAACTGCGGTTCGTAACTTAATTGCAGCTCGCTTAGCAGCAGATGTAATGGGAGTACCGACAATTCTAGTTGCACGTACAGATGCAGATGCAGCGGATATGATTACAAGTGATGTTGACCCAACTGACAATGAGTTTATTACTGGAGAACGCACAGCCGAAGGTTTCTTCCGTACAAAACCAGGTATTGAACAAGCGATTGCTCGTGGTCTTTCATATGCACCATATGCAGACCTTGTTTGGTGTGAAACATCAACACCAGATTTAGAGCAAGCAAAGCAATTTGCTGATGCGATTCATGCAAAATATCCAGGTAAAATGTTAGCGTACAACTGCTCACCTTCATTTAATTGGAAATCAAAGCTTTCTGATGAAGAAATTGAAGTGTTCCAACAAGAGCTTGGGAAATTAGGTTATAAATTCCAATTCGTTACATTAGCTGGTTTCCATGCACTTAATCATAGTATGTTTACGCTAGCTAGTGGTTATCGTGACCGAGGTATGGGAGCGTATTCTGAATTACAACAAGCTGAGTTTGCTAGTGAGAAAGACGGTTATACAGCTACTAAGCACCAACGTGAAGTTGGAACAGGTTATTTTGATGAAGTTTCTCAAGTAATTTCTGGTGGAACGTCTTCT comes from the Bacillus solimangrovi genome and includes:
- the aceA gene encoding isocitrate lyase, which produces MTNQERIQKLEESWANEERWGGVTRPYSAEDVLRLRGSIDIEYTLARRGSEKLWKLMKEESYVNALGALTGNQAVQQVKAGLKAIYLSGWQVAADANLSGHMYPDQSLYPANSVPQVVKRINQALQRADQIEHMEGNGDKDWFAPIVADAEAGFGGQLNVFELMKGMIEAGASGVHFEDQLSSEKKCGHLGGKVLLPTQTAVRNLIAARLAADVMGVPTILVARTDADAADMITSDVDPTDNEFITGERTAEGFFRTKPGIEQAIARGLSYAPYADLVWCETSTPDLEQAKQFADAIHAKYPGKMLAYNCSPSFNWKSKLSDEEIEVFQQELGKLGYKFQFVTLAGFHALNHSMFTLASGYRDRGMGAYSELQQAEFASEKDGYTATKHQREVGTGYFDEVSQVISGGTSSTTAMKGSTEEAQFTKA